A DNA window from Camelina sativa cultivar DH55 chromosome 17, Cs, whole genome shotgun sequence contains the following coding sequences:
- the LOC104756843 gene encoding 60S ribosomal protein L10-2: MGRRPARCYRQIKGKPYPKSRYCRGVPDPKIRIYDVGMKRKGVDEFPFCVHLVSWEKENVSSEALEAARIACNKYMVKSAGKDAFHLRIRVHPFHVLRINKMLSCAGADRLQTGMRGAFGKALGTCARVAIGQVLLSVRCKDNHGVHAQEALRRAKFKFPGRQKIIVSRKWGFTKFNRADYTKLRQEKRIVPDGVNAKFMSCHGPLANRQPGSAFLSAGAQ; encoded by the exons GACCTGCGAGATGTTACCGTCAGATTAAGGGAAAGCCATACCCAAAATCAAGATACTGCCGTGGTGTTCCTGATCCTAAGATCAGGATTTATGATGTTGGAATGAAGAGGAAAGGAGTTGATGAGTTCCCATTTTGTGTTCATTTGGTTTCATGGGAGAAAGAGAATGTGTCAAGTGAAGCTCTTGAGGCAGCTCGTATCGCTTGTAACAAGTACATGGTTAAGTCTGCTGGTAAAGATGCGTTCCATCTGAGGATCAGGGTTCACCCGTTTCATGTTCTGCGAATCAACAAGATGCTTTCGTGTGCTGGAGCTGATAGGCTTCAGACTGGAATGAGAGGTGCTTTTGGTAAAGCTCTTGGTACTTGTGCTAGAGTTGCTATTGGACAGGTTCTTTTGTCTGTGAGGTGTAAGGATAACCATGGAGTTCATGCTCAGGAAGCTCTTCGTAGAGCTAAGTTTAAGTTCCCTGGTCGACAAAAGATCATTGTTAGCAGGAAATG GGGATTCACCAAGTTTAACCGTGCTGATTACACTAAGCTAAGGCAAGAGAAGAGGATCGTCCCTGATGGTGTGAATGCCAAGTTCATGTCTTGCCATGGTCCTTTGGCTAACCGTCAGCCCGGAAGTGCGTTCTTGTCAGCTGGTGCACAATGA
- the LOC104756841 gene encoding uncharacterized protein LOC104756841, producing MAETSDVSPLKRYREQETLTEEDTTKRQKPSSSSLSSSSSYNQILCLLDDSDEQNQHNNDLTSFINALQQEISSDDQNAVVLGTFNVEDSSSPSSCVFSKEEEDVKKEKVMQHLLEASDDELGIPNTDFGESNYERINESYVYGDSLLDGFGDAFWELEDEAANYYTLLQSELFM from the coding sequence ATGGCTGAAACATCTGACGTATCGCCATTGAAGCGTTACAGAGAACAAGAAACCCTAACCGAAGAAGACACGACTAAACGTCAAAAGCCATCTTCGTcatcattgtcttcttcttcctcttacaACCAAATTCTCTGTCTCCTCGACGATTCAGACGAACAAAATCAACACAACAATGACCTAACATCCTTTATAAACGCCCTCCAGCAAGAAATCTCATCCGATGACCAAAACGCTGTCGTTTTAGGAACCTTCAACGTGGAAGACTCGTCGTCGCCTTCGTCGTGCGTTTtctcaaaggaagaagaagatgtcaaaaAGGAGAAAGTGATGCAGCATCTTTTGGAAGCTTCTGACGATGAACTTGGGATACCTAACACCGATTTTGGCGAGAGTAATTATGAAAGGATTAATGAAAGTTACGTTTATGGAGATAGTTTGTTAGATGGGTTTGGTGATGCGTTTTGGGAACTTGAAGACGAAGCTGCTAATTATTACACGTTGCTACAGTCTGAGCTGTTCATGTAG
- the LOC104759415 gene encoding F-box/LRR-repeat/kelch-repeat protein At1g09650-like produces the protein MTKKLCLRIEWLPHDVVEHILERVPVNSLVRFKAVSKQWKSTIECRIFQERQLKHRQQSGDPDVLMVSVYHYKDGCSDPDMEPSAIESLRTLPLGSSSSVKILTPWENTYYFVSRTSCDGLVCLYYPLRTGFVVNPTTRWHQVLPLSYYQRFTIDAGEEAYYDTRDPIASLGFGKDKFTGTCKPVWLYNSADFGLINETTCEVFDSSINSWRYVIPSAPCRVTYHDPAYVDGSLYWFTDCLETQLLSFDLHTEAFQVICKAPFANARPYKMSIANLNNRLCVCTNMNFPKNPSQRIWSFNPGNKTWDKIYTIDLDQTFELGMNINFALIPLALFDGEKKKKKKKKKKKKKKTKKKKKKKKKKKKKKKKELVYFGRHPSQTLAIHDPETNSCAAFFTADSIGFPICYFQSLISSL, from the exons ATGACGAAAAAACTGTGTTTGAGGATTGAATGGCTGCCTCACGATGTGGTAGAGCACATCCTCGAGAGAGTTCCTGTAAACTCTctggtgagattcaaagctgtATCGAAGCAGTGGAAATCAACTATCGAATGCCGTATATTCCAAGAAAGGCAGTTGAAGCATCGCCAGCAATCAGGAGATCCAGATGTTCTCATGGTGTCCGTATATCATTACAAGGATGGTTGTAGTGACCCGGACATGGAACCCTCGGCAATAGAGTCTCTAAGAACACTACCGTTGGGGTCATCATCATCGGTCAAGATCCTTACTCCTTGGGAGAACACATATTACTTTGTTTCTCGGACTAGTTGTGACGGTCTCGTTTGTCTCTACTATCCCCTCCGCACCGGTTTTGTGGTCAATCCCACCACTAGATGGCATCAAGTTCTTCCTCTCTCCTACTATCAACGATTCACAATCGATGCAGGAGAAGAAGCTTATTATGACACTCGTGACCCTATTGCTAGTCTTGGATTCGGTAAAGACAAATTCACGGGCACATGCAAGCCCGTTTGGTTATACAACTCTGCAGATTTTGGCCTAATAAACGAGACTACATGCGAAGTTTTCGACTCTAGCATCAACTCTTGGAGGTATGTCATTCCCTCTGCACCTTGTCGTGTTACTTACCATGATCCTGCTTATGTAGATGGTTCGCTTTATTGGTTCACCGACTGCCTCGAAACCCAACTTTTATCTTTTGATCTTCACACAGAAGCTTTTCAAGTCATCTGTAAAGCTCCTTTTGCCAATGCAAGACCTTACAAGATGTCCATAGCCAACCTCAACAACCGCTTATGCGTATGCACCAATATGAATTTTCCCAAAAACCCCAGCCAACGTATATGGTCGTTTAATCCAGGGAACAAGACATGGGACAAAATATATACCATAGATTTGGATCAAACTTTTGAGCTTGGTATGAACATTAATTTCGCGCTCATTCCACTAGCACTTTTTGatggggagaagaagaagaagaagaagaagaagaagaagaagaagaagaagacgaagaagaagaag aagaagaagaagaagaagaagaagaagaagaagaaagagttggtgTATTTTGGAAGACATCCTAGTCAAACATTGGCGATACATGATCCCGAAACCAATTCATGTGCTGCTTTTTTCACTGCTGACTCCATCGGATTTCCTATTTGTTATTTTCAGAGTTTAATCTCTTCTTTATGA